One Babylonia areolata isolate BAREFJ2019XMU chromosome 27, ASM4173473v1, whole genome shotgun sequence DNA window includes the following coding sequences:
- the LOC143301563 gene encoding uncharacterized protein LOC143301563 translates to MEEVDGDICMDSFPDWLQNSSMSQLSTEIPDCEHNITFSDGHFLPVNPLTHSPTSPPSVREDKKAEKAVENTDVVDSMAVSVQGDLGAVGQHDYSEHDSCSDMDNETLVGTEQVTDPQSQLQHVHIVAIPVAASSSSGTITTLHPTMNSNTIILNTSTGDTYSVAGAACINLASAQELQALSSVQQEERKVYPKPVYSYNCLIGLALKNSAAGTLPVHEIYTFISENFPYFKTAPDGWKNSVRHNLSQNKFFMKVHNPNTASSKKGCLWGMNPAKRKKNDDDIIKCRKKDPANVHSSMAYPENLEAIESGRAGLPFQTDHDFDVECEEEREPSPPIRLKPEFTSTPNRRGDPEDGASEQGDMTSEAESSPWDGDDEDEQLALQWGITDADIDNLDIDLLMSSPIHSQDPPRLNPLSHSVNNRTPSPVFHRHGDEVSPARLFVQCTPSVVRSNLLDFEATTPHTLPALNG, encoded by the exons ATGGAAGAGGTCGACGGCGACATATGCATGGACTCTTTTCCCGACTGGCTGCAGAACTCTTCCATGTCTCAACTGTCCACTGAAATCCCGGACTGTGAACACAACATCACGTTTAGTGACGGACACTTCTTGCCGGTCAACCCTCTCACTCATTCGCCGACAAGCCCCCCCTCAGTTCGTGAGGATAAGAAAGCGGAGAAAGCTGTGGAAAACACGGATGTTGTGGACTCAATGGCGGTCAGTGTTCAGGGCGATCTTGGTGCAGTGGGACAGCATGACTATAGTGAGCATGACAGCTGCAGTGATATGGACAATGAGACGTTGGTCGGCACAGAACAGGTCACAGACCCCCAGTCACAGTTACAACATGTCCACATTGTGGCTATCCCTGTGGCGGCCAGCAGTTCCAGTggtaccatcaccaccctccaccccaccatgaACAGCAACACCATCATTCTCAACACCAGCACTGGAGACACCTACTCTGTCGCCGGGGCAGCCTGCATTAATTTAGCTTCTGCACAAGAACTGCAAGCCCTCTCCAGTG TGCAGCAGGAGGAGAGGAAAGTCTACCCCAAACCAGTGTATTCCTATAACTGTCTGATCGGCTTGGCTTTGAAGAACAGTGCCGCAGGGACGCTACCTGTGCATGAAATCTACACTTTCATAAG TGAAAACTTTCCCTACTTCAAGACTGCGCCTGATGGATGGAAG AACTCGGTTCGGCACAACCTGTCGCAGAACAAGTTCTTTATGAAGGTGCATAACCCCAACACGGCCAGCAGCAAGAAGGGCTGTCTGTGGGGGATGAACCCcgccaagaggaagaagaatgacgacGACATCATCAAGTGCCGGAAGAAGGACCCCGCCAACGTGCACAGCAGTATGGCGTACCCAG AGAACTTGGAGGCCATTGAGAGCGGGCGGGCGGGGCTGCCGTTCCAGACGGACCATGACTTTGATGTGgagtgtgaggaggagagggagccCAGCCCCCCCATCCGTCTGAAGCCTGAGTTCACGTCCACGCCCAACAGGAGAGGCGACCCCGAGGACGGGGCCAGTGAGCAGGGGGACATGACGAGCGAGGCGGAGTCGTCTCCCTGGGACGGCGATGATGAGGATGAACAGTTG GCACTACAGTGGGGAATCACAGACGCGGACATCGATAACCTTGACATTGACCTCCTCATGAGTTCACCCATCCATAGCCAGGATCCCCCCAGGCTGAACCCATTGAGTCACTCAG TCAACAACCGGACCCCAAGTCCAGTGTTTCATCGCCATGGTGACGAGGTCAGTCCTGCGCGTCTGTTCGTCCAGTGCACCCCTTCCGTCGTCAGGAGCAACCTGCTGGACTTTGAGGCGACCACGCCGCACACACTGCCTGCCCTCAACGGATAA